In Ruminococcus sp. HUN007, a genomic segment contains:
- a CDS encoding amino acid adenylation domain-containing protein, producing the protein MLSEIRKKVNQTDHDIPEKLLHEDFFRNAAEDPVRIAVAQRDGNGEYEYFTYGMIADKALRYSSQLKKKGFKPGDIVAVVIEKSAEYISAIMGILAAGCTYLPMSSSVPDERRKFICEKANISGAVTSEENKVFFEKLNIKTITPSEAETSEAEESYTEIPVASSAYIIFTSGTTGTPKGVEIQHYAAHNTIADINERFGVSRNDAVFAVSEIDFDLSVYDVFGLLSVGGKVVISDRGMKKEAGLWKTFMAHENVTVWNSVPMLFEMLICADTENEAAGKLKLAMVSGDWVYPSLVNKFREKNSSARMIALGGATEASIWSNYFDAGNNTDPDWKSVPYGVPLYNQKYRIVKEDLTDCEDNEPGEILIGGKGLAKGYINSPDLTSERFITDSGERWYRTGDKGMYWPDGNIEFLGRLDDQVKFGGFRVELGEITGKLLAHESVKNAHSVMVQNSTRQYLASVVVEANDGSKCVPEILSTESDNTDILAAQKQVNGFVIKKILGIEDCSIRVNIDDHFTSLGFVPEHRNLYDYWIESLKNDGIIKLEDGIITAGDRFDITPDKEVYEAFKEIIEKADFIADILKGTRDKADMLKDEVLSPEKLSAQEPGILKSIDIIADRINDKYDDDGMNMNIAFTGARTGLLAKYLLEKVSDADVSLTLIDSSEFFIAQAKQNLADEDCSFEIIKEYVPEELRNSFDMVISVNDFHTKEDIPHAVFIIKDMLKKNGTAFVTDLKEMPPVSGITAAVIENGFERFTEENRPVSKNPIVPPEKMCEYFADAGFRKVTCRTIEKSVFMFIEASEKNINEALSVNALKYYLSGQLPEYMVPEKIIFLDKIPLNKNGKADKDKITELVSEENNIELVPPKTETEKKIAELWKEILCVKEVGINQSFFQAGGDSLLATHLLTVVKKQYDIELSLKEMYNDPTLEAIAASIDEKLAENNDDDTEFGEI; encoded by the coding sequence ATGTTAAGTGAAATAAGAAAAAAGGTTAATCAGACAGATCATGATATTCCTGAGAAGCTTCTTCATGAAGACTTTTTCCGCAATGCAGCGGAAGATCCGGTACGTATAGCGGTTGCTCAGCGTGACGGTAACGGTGAATATGAATATTTTACTTACGGAATGATCGCTGATAAAGCACTCCGATACAGCAGTCAGCTTAAGAAAAAAGGTTTTAAACCCGGAGATATAGTAGCAGTCGTTATTGAAAAGAGTGCAGAATATATCAGCGCGATAATGGGCATACTTGCTGCTGGCTGCACTTATCTGCCGATGAGTTCTTCAGTACCTGATGAAAGAAGAAAATTTATATGCGAAAAAGCTAATATCAGCGGTGCGGTTACTTCAGAAGAAAATAAGGTGTTTTTTGAAAAACTGAACATAAAGACAATAACTCCGTCAGAAGCAGAAACAAGTGAAGCGGAAGAGTCTTATACAGAAATTCCAGTTGCTTCTTCAGCCTATATCATCTTCACTTCCGGTACGACAGGTACACCGAAGGGCGTTGAGATTCAGCACTATGCTGCTCATAATACTATTGCAGATATAAATGAGCGTTTCGGAGTAAGCAGGAATGATGCGGTATTTGCTGTTTCCGAAATAGACTTTGACCTTTCAGTATATGACGTGTTCGGACTTCTTTCTGTCGGAGGGAAAGTGGTCATTTCTGACCGTGGAATGAAAAAGGAAGCCGGCCTCTGGAAAACATTTATGGCACATGAAAATGTAACGGTATGGAACTCTGTACCTATGCTTTTTGAAATGCTTATCTGTGCCGATACAGAAAATGAAGCAGCAGGAAAACTGAAACTTGCTATGGTTTCCGGTGACTGGGTATATCCGTCACTTGTTAATAAATTCCGTGAGAAAAACAGCAGTGCACGTATGATTGCTCTTGGCGGTGCAACAGAAGCTTCAATCTGGTCAAATTATTTTGATGCCGGAAACAATACTGATCCGGATTGGAAGTCTGTTCCTTATGGCGTTCCTCTTTATAATCAGAAATACAGAATAGTAAAGGAAGATCTCACAGACTGTGAAGATAATGAACCAGGTGAGATTCTTATTGGCGGTAAAGGTCTTGCAAAAGGATATATAAATTCGCCTGACCTTACTTCAGAGCGTTTTATAACAGATTCCGGTGAGCGCTGGTACAGAACAGGCGACAAAGGAATGTACTGGCCGGACGGTAATATCGAATTTCTCGGCAGACTTGATGATCAGGTCAAGTTCGGCGGTTTCCGTGTTGAGCTTGGTGAGATAACCGGAAAGCTTCTTGCTCATGAAAGCGTTAAAAATGCACATTCTGTAATGGTGCAGAACAGCACAAGACAGTATCTTGCATCGGTCGTTGTTGAAGCAAATGACGGTTCTAAATGCGTTCCGGAGATCTTAAGCACTGAAAGCGATAATACAGATATTCTTGCAGCACAGAAGCAGGTAAACGGTTTTGTAATAAAGAAGATCCTTGGTATTGAAGACTGCAGTATCAGGGTGAACATTGACGATCATTTTACCAGTCTTGGATTTGTTCCTGAACACAGAAATCTTTATGATTACTGGATCGAAAGTCTGAAAAATGACGGAATAATTAAACTTGAAGACGGAATAATAACTGCTGGTGATCGCTTTGATATTACACCTGATAAAGAGGTGTATGAAGCTTTTAAGGAAATTATCGAAAAAGCTGATTTTATAGCTGATATCCTGAAGGGGACCCGCGATAAAGCTGATATGCTGAAAGATGAGGTGCTGTCACCTGAGAAGCTTTCAGCGCAAGAACCAGGAATACTGAAGAGCATTGATATTATCGCCGACAGGATAAACGATAAGTATGATGATGACGGAATGAATATGAACATTGCATTTACAGGTGCCAGAACAGGGCTTCTTGCTAAGTACCTGCTTGAAAAGGTAAGCGATGCGGATGTTTCACTTACTCTTATCGATTCATCAGAATTCTTTATCGCACAGGCAAAACAGAATCTTGCAGATGAAGACTGCAGTTTTGAAATAATAAAGGAGTATGTTCCGGAAGAATTAAGAAATTCTTTTGATATGGTAATTTCAGTAAATGATTTTCATACAAAAGAAGATATTCCTCATGCAGTTTTCATTATAAAGGATATGCTTAAGAAAAACGGTACTGCTTTTGTAACCGATCTTAAGGAAATGCCTCCTGTTTCCGGAATTACTGCAGCTGTTATAGAAAACGGATTTGAACGTTTTACTGAAGAAAATCGTCCGGTATCAAAAAATCCGATAGTTCCGCCGGAGAAAATGTGTGAATACTTTGCAGATGCCGGTTTCAGAAAAGTTACCTGCAGAACAATAGAAAAATCCGTTTTTATGTTTATTGAAGCGTCAGAAAAGAATATAAACGAAGCACTTTCAGTAAATGCACTTAAATATTATCTTTCAGGACAGCTGCCTGAATACATGGTACCTGAAAAAATAATATTCCTTGATAAAATTCCGCTTAACAAGAACGGAAAAGCAGACAAGGATAAAATAACAGAACTTGTTTCCGAAGAAAACAATATTGAACTTGTACCTCCGAAAACAGAAACTGAAAAGAAGATCGCAGAACTCTGGAAAGAAATTCTTTGCGTAAAGGAAGTAGGTATCAACCAGAGTTTCTTCCAGGCAGGCGGTGACAGCCTTCTTGCAACGCATCTGCTGACAGTTGTCAAGAAACAGTATGATATAGAACTATCGCTCAAGGAAATGTACAATGATCCAACACTTGAAGCAATCGCAGCATCTATCGACGAAAAGCTTGCAGAAAATAATGATGATGATACGGAATTCGGGGAAATATGA
- a CDS encoding alpha/beta fold hydrolase translates to MNDFENWFPFNKFGKAGKDAVMIFCFHHAGGSAAVYRKWQLQSDYNTVFVPVELPGKGCRMGEKYIYDMTKLSELAAEAVDRFADGRRIVFYGHSMGAAVAFRTAYEMEKRNMNSPEILIVSGRHSPCVHLPDRFNTSMDDDALINELTIMGGTPENVLKNRELMKYLIPHIRNDYKLNESFNYNGEMISVPVYAYAGTLDHDAAFNMLDDWNNVTTAYLKKREFEGNHFFLFNLGSQYVTMLKKRINAALENKAGQSA, encoded by the coding sequence GTGAATGATTTTGAAAACTGGTTTCCGTTCAATAAGTTTGGGAAAGCCGGAAAAGACGCAGTTATGATTTTCTGTTTTCATCACGCAGGCGGATCCGCTGCAGTGTATAGAAAATGGCAGCTTCAGTCCGATTACAATACAGTTTTCGTACCAGTAGAACTTCCGGGTAAAGGCTGCCGTATGGGGGAAAAATACATCTATGATATGACAAAGCTTTCTGAACTTGCTGCGGAAGCAGTTGATCGGTTTGCTGACGGAAGAAGAATCGTATTTTACGGTCACAGCATGGGAGCGGCAGTAGCTTTCAGGACAGCATATGAAATGGAAAAAAGAAATATGAACAGTCCTGAAATACTGATTGTATCAGGCAGACACTCTCCGTGCGTTCATCTGCCTGACAGATTCAATACAAGCATGGATGATGATGCGCTAATAAATGAGCTGACGATAATGGGAGGAACGCCTGAAAACGTTCTGAAAAACAGAGAACTCATGAAATATCTTATACCGCATATCCGAAATGACTATAAGCTTAATGAATCATTCAACTATAACGGTGAGATGATTAGTGTTCCGGTATATGCGTATGCAGGTACACTTGATCATGACGCAGCCTTTAATATGCTTGATGACTGGAATAATGTAACGACAGCATATCTGAAAAAGCGCGAATTTGAGGGAAATCATTTCTTCCTTTTCAATCTCGGTTCGCAATATGTTACCATGCTTAAGAAGAGGATAAATGCTGCACTTGAAAATAAAGCCGGACAGAGCGCATGA